A section of the Pseudomonas lini genome encodes:
- the pabB gene encoding aminodeoxychorismate synthase component I, translating to MLTCSVHPLPYRANPAEYFAAIRHAPGAVLLDSGRPSAERGRYDLLSAWPLEQLAVLPDESGNHFLQRLRDNLTRLGEATVPFDLPFAGGLIGYLSYDFGRHLENLPNQARDDLQLPDARFGLYDWALISDHHLATSQLVFHPALIDSERQRLIELFTQPAPQQIEPFKLDGPMSADLSADDYRQAFERIQQYIQAGDCYQVNFAQRFRAQCQGDPWAAYCALRAACPTPFSGFQSLPDGDAVLSLSPERFVKVSERHVETRPIKGTRPRGLTAAEDAANAAELLASPKDRAENLMIVDLLRNDLGRTCRIGSVRVPELFSLESYPNVHHLVSSVTGELADDKDALDLIAGSFPGGSITGAPKIRAMQIIDELEPTRRGLYCGSLLYLDVRGEMDSSIAIRSLLVKDGQVCCWGGGGIVADSDWQAEYQESITKVKVLLDTLQNL from the coding sequence ATGTTGACCTGTTCCGTACACCCGCTGCCCTATCGCGCCAACCCCGCCGAGTACTTCGCGGCGATTCGTCATGCCCCCGGCGCCGTGCTGCTCGACAGCGGCCGGCCGAGCGCCGAGCGTGGGCGTTATGACCTGCTCAGCGCCTGGCCGCTGGAGCAACTGGCCGTGTTACCGGATGAAAGCGGCAACCATTTCCTGCAACGCCTTCGCGACAATCTGACGCGACTCGGCGAAGCCACTGTTCCTTTCGACCTGCCTTTCGCCGGTGGCCTGATCGGTTATCTGAGCTACGACTTCGGCCGGCATCTGGAAAACCTGCCGAACCAGGCACGGGACGACCTGCAATTGCCCGACGCACGTTTTGGGCTGTACGACTGGGCCCTGATCAGTGATCACCACTTGGCCACCAGCCAACTGGTGTTCCACCCGGCGCTGATCGACAGCGAACGACAGCGGCTGATCGAACTGTTCACGCAACCTGCACCTCAGCAAATCGAGCCTTTCAAACTGGACGGCCCGATGAGTGCCGACCTGAGCGCCGATGACTATCGACAAGCCTTCGAACGCATTCAGCAGTACATCCAGGCCGGCGACTGCTATCAGGTCAACTTCGCCCAGCGCTTTCGCGCGCAATGCCAGGGCGACCCATGGGCCGCGTACTGCGCGCTGCGGGCGGCGTGCCCGACACCGTTTTCCGGCTTCCAGAGCCTGCCCGACGGCGACGCCGTGCTGAGCCTGTCGCCGGAGCGCTTCGTCAAAGTCAGCGAGCGTCACGTTGAAACCCGCCCGATCAAAGGCACCCGCCCCCGCGGCCTGACTGCTGCTGAAGATGCGGCGAACGCCGCCGAACTACTGGCCAGCCCCAAAGATCGCGCGGAAAACCTGATGATCGTCGATCTGCTGCGCAACGACCTCGGCCGTACCTGCCGCATCGGCTCGGTGCGGGTGCCGGAGTTGTTCAGTCTGGAAAGCTACCCGAACGTTCATCACCTGGTGAGCAGCGTTACCGGCGAGCTGGCGGATGACAAGGATGCGCTGGATTTGATCGCCGGCAGCTTCCCCGGCGGCTCGATTACCGGCGCACCAAAGATTCGCGCGATGCAGATCATTGATGAGCTGGAACCGACCCGTCGTGGGTTGTACTGCGGTTCATTGCTGTACCTGGACGTGCGCGGCGAGATGGACAGCTCCATCGCCATCCGCAGTTTGCTGGTCAAGGATGGGCAGGTGTGTTGCTGGGGTGGCGGCGGGATCGTCGCAGATTCGGACTGGCAGGCGGAATATCAGGAATCGATTACCAAGGTGAAGGTACTGCTCGATACCTTGCAAAATCTTTAA
- the thrH gene encoding bifunctional phosphoserine phosphatase/homoserine phosphotransferase ThrH — protein sequence MEIACLDLEGVLVPEIWIAFAEKTGIDSLRATTRDIPDYDVLMKQRLRILDEHGLKLSDIQEVIATLKPLDGASEFVDWLRERFQVVILSDTFYEFSQPLMRQLGFPTLLCHRLITDDAGRVTGYQLRQKDPKRQSVLAFKSLYYRVIAAGDSYNDTTMLGEADAGILFHAPDNVIREFPQFPAVHSFAELKQEFIKASNRALSL from the coding sequence GTGGAAATTGCCTGTCTGGATCTTGAAGGTGTGCTGGTCCCGGAAATCTGGATCGCCTTTGCCGAAAAAACCGGGATTGACTCCCTCAGGGCCACCACTCGGGACATTCCCGACTACGACGTGTTGATGAAGCAGCGGTTGCGGATTCTCGACGAACATGGCCTGAAGCTTTCCGACATCCAGGAAGTGATCGCCACGCTCAAGCCTCTGGACGGCGCCAGCGAATTCGTCGACTGGCTGCGTGAGCGCTTTCAGGTGGTGATTCTGTCAGACACCTTTTACGAGTTTTCCCAGCCGCTGATGCGTCAACTGGGCTTCCCGACCTTGCTTTGCCATCGTCTGATTACCGACGATGCCGGTCGGGTCACGGGCTATCAGTTGCGTCAGAAAGATCCCAAGCGTCAGTCGGTGCTGGCGTTCAAGAGCCTCTACTATCGGGTGATCGCGGCGGGGGATTCCTACAACGACACGACGATGCTGGGCGAAGCCGATGCGGGGATTCTGTTCCATGCGCCGGACAATGTGATTCGCGAATTTCCACAGTTCCCGGCGGTGCACAGTTTTGCCGAGTTGAAGCAAGAGTTCATCAAGGCTTCGAATCGGGCGTTGAGTTTGTAG
- a CDS encoding phosphoadenylyl-sulfate reductase → MSPSFDVVELATTYTNKSAQDILKLAFAEFGDDLWISFSGAEDVVLVDMAWKLNKNVKVFSLDTGRLHPETYRFIEQVREHYKIDIEVVSPDYTKLEPFVKEKGLFSFYKDGHGECCGIRKIEPLRRKLSGVTAWATGQRRDQSPGTRSAVAVLEIDTAFSTPERTLYKFNPLAQMTSEEIWGYIRMLELPYNSLHERGFISIGCEPCTRPVLPNQHEREGRWWWEEATQKECGLHAGNIISKSKA, encoded by the coding sequence ATGAGCCCATCGTTCGATGTCGTGGAACTCGCCACGACCTATACCAACAAATCCGCCCAGGACATCCTGAAACTCGCGTTCGCCGAGTTCGGCGATGACCTGTGGATCTCTTTCAGCGGCGCCGAGGATGTGGTGCTGGTGGACATGGCCTGGAAGCTGAACAAGAACGTCAAAGTGTTCAGCCTCGACACCGGCCGCTTGCACCCCGAGACCTACCGCTTCATCGAACAGGTGCGCGAGCACTACAAGATCGATATCGAAGTGGTATCGCCGGACTACACCAAGCTCGAACCTTTCGTGAAGGAAAAGGGCTTGTTCAGTTTCTACAAGGACGGCCATGGCGAGTGCTGCGGCATCCGCAAGATCGAGCCGTTGCGTCGCAAGCTCTCGGGTGTGACCGCTTGGGCCACCGGCCAGCGTCGGGACCAGAGCCCGGGCACCCGCAGTGCGGTCGCGGTGCTGGAAATCGATACCGCGTTCTCGACCCCGGAACGCACCCTGTACAAATTCAACCCGCTGGCGCAAATGACCAGCGAAGAGATCTGGGGCTACATCCGCATGCTGGAGCTGCCGTACAACAGCCTGCATGAGCGCGGCTTTATCAGCATCGGCTGCGAGCCTTGCACCCGCCCGGTATTGCCGAACCAGCATGAGCGCGAAGGTCGTTGGTGGTGGGAAGAAGCCACGCAGAAAGAATGCGGGCTGCATGCCGGAAACATCATCAGCAAATCCAAAGCGTAA
- a CDS encoding NCS1 family nucleobase:cation symporter-1, protein MRTSLSNNNIALDLPSPPSTSAIHDQTFQPPVVLSPRLHNKDLAPTKAEGRRWGRYSIFALWTNDVHNIANYSFAIGLYALGLGGWQILLSLGIGAALVYCFMNLSGYMGQKTGVPFPVISRISFGIHGAQIPALIRAVIAIAWFGIQTYLASVVFRVLLTAVHPGFADYDHNSILGLSSLGWVCFVAIWFVQLAILAYGMEMVRRYEAFAGPVILLTVASLAGWMYFQANATIAWSIREPLSGGEMWRNIFAGGALWLSIYGTLILNFCDFARSSPCRKTIRVGNFWGLPVNILVFAGITVLLCGAQFQINGRIIESPTEIIASIPNTFFLVLGCLAFLIVTVAVNIMANFVAPAFVLSNLAPKYLTFRRAGLISATIAVLILPWNLYNSPLVIVYFLSGLGALLGPLYGVIMVDYWQVRKGRINVPQLYSEDPNGDYYYSHGVNLRAVAAFIPAALIAIILALVPGFDSISPFSWLIGAGIAGMLYLIIAKRQRYYADVSGEAIAVDNVSH, encoded by the coding sequence ATGCGTACTAGCCTCTCCAATAACAACATCGCGCTGGATCTGCCCTCCCCACCTTCCACCTCCGCCATTCATGATCAAACATTTCAACCACCCGTGGTACTCAGCCCTCGCCTGCACAACAAGGACCTGGCGCCGACCAAGGCTGAAGGCCGGCGTTGGGGTCGTTACAGTATCTTTGCCCTGTGGACCAACGACGTGCACAACATTGCCAACTACTCCTTCGCCATTGGTCTGTATGCACTGGGGCTGGGCGGCTGGCAGATTCTGCTATCCCTGGGAATCGGCGCGGCGCTGGTGTATTGCTTCATGAACCTTTCCGGTTACATGGGCCAGAAAACCGGTGTGCCGTTTCCGGTGATCAGCCGGATCAGTTTCGGTATCCACGGGGCGCAGATTCCGGCATTGATTCGCGCCGTTATCGCCATTGCCTGGTTCGGGATTCAGACATACCTGGCGTCAGTGGTCTTTCGCGTTTTGTTGACGGCGGTGCACCCCGGCTTCGCCGATTACGACCACAACTCGATCCTCGGGCTGTCGAGCCTGGGTTGGGTATGTTTCGTGGCGATCTGGTTCGTGCAGTTGGCGATCCTGGCCTATGGCATGGAAATGGTTCGACGCTACGAGGCGTTTGCCGGCCCGGTGATTTTGCTGACCGTCGCCTCCCTTGCCGGGTGGATGTACTTCCAGGCCAACGCAACTATCGCCTGGTCGATTCGCGAGCCGCTGAGCGGTGGCGAGATGTGGCGCAACATCTTTGCGGGTGGCGCATTGTGGCTGTCGATCTACGGCACGCTGATCCTGAATTTCTGCGACTTCGCCCGCTCCTCGCCGTGCCGAAAGACCATCCGGGTGGGTAACTTCTGGGGTCTGCCCGTCAACATTCTGGTATTCGCCGGGATCACGGTCCTACTGTGCGGTGCGCAATTTCAGATCAATGGCCGGATCATCGAAAGCCCGACGGAGATCATCGCGTCGATTCCCAACACCTTCTTTCTGGTACTCGGTTGCCTGGCGTTTCTGATTGTCACCGTGGCGGTGAACATCATGGCCAACTTCGTGGCCCCGGCCTTCGTACTGAGTAACCTGGCGCCCAAGTACCTGACCTTCCGCCGCGCCGGGCTGATCAGTGCGACCATCGCGGTGCTGATCCTGCCGTGGAACCTCTACAACAGCCCGCTGGTGATCGTCTATTTCTTGTCCGGCCTCGGAGCCCTGCTCGGCCCGTTGTACGGGGTGATCATGGTCGACTACTGGCAGGTACGAAAAGGCCGGATCAACGTGCCGCAGCTGTACAGCGAAGATCCCAATGGCGATTATTACTACAGTCATGGGGTCAATTTGCGTGCCGTGGCGGCGTTCATTCCGGCTGCCTTGATCGCCATTATCCTGGCCCTGGTGCCAGGTTTCGACAGCATTTCACCGTTCTCCTGGCTGATTGGCGCCGGGATTGCCGGGATGCTCTACCTGATCATCGCCAAACGGCAGCGTTACTACGCAGATGTCAGCGGTGAAGCCATCGCGGTCGATAACGTCAGCCATTGA
- a CDS encoding aspartate/glutamate racemase family protein, whose product MRILVVNVNTTESITQAIARQAQSVASPGTEIIGLTPHFGADSIEGNFESYLAAIAVMDRVMSYDQPFDAVIQAGYGEHGREGLQELLNVPVVDITDAGASTAMFLGHAYSVVTTLDRTVPLIEDRLKLSGLWDRCASVRASGLAVLELESDPERALEAIVRQAELAVSEDKAEVICLGCGGMAGLDEQIRQRTGVPVVDGVTAAVTIAESLVRLGLSTSKVRTYATPRPKTIIGWPGRFGR is encoded by the coding sequence ATGCGAATTCTCGTGGTCAACGTCAACACCACCGAATCCATTACCCAGGCCATTGCCCGTCAGGCTCAATCCGTGGCCTCACCCGGCACCGAAATCATCGGCCTGACCCCGCATTTTGGTGCCGACTCTATCGAAGGCAATTTCGAAAGTTATCTGGCTGCTATCGCGGTGATGGATCGGGTCATGTCCTACGATCAGCCCTTCGATGCGGTCATCCAGGCCGGTTATGGCGAGCACGGCCGCGAAGGTTTGCAGGAGCTACTTAACGTGCCGGTAGTGGACATCACCGATGCCGGCGCCAGCACCGCGATGTTCCTCGGGCACGCCTATTCAGTGGTCACCACCCTTGACCGCACCGTGCCGCTGATCGAGGATCGCCTCAAACTGTCCGGGCTCTGGGACCGTTGTGCGTCGGTACGGGCCAGCGGGTTGGCGGTGCTGGAACTGGAGTCCGATCCAGAGCGTGCGCTGGAGGCAATTGTTCGCCAGGCGGAACTGGCGGTGAGTGAAGACAAGGCCGAGGTGATCTGCCTGGGCTGCGGCGGCATGGCCGGGTTGGATGAGCAGATTCGTCAGCGCACCGGTGTGCCGGTGGTGGATGGTGTGACGGCGGCTGTGACCATTGCCGAATCGCTGGTGCGGCTGGGGTTGTCGACGTCGAAAGTGCGGACGTATGCGACGCCTCGGCCGAAGACCATTATTGGTTGGCCGGGGCGGTTTGGCAGATAG
- a CDS encoding LysR family transcriptional regulator has protein sequence METFSSIECFVRSAEVGSFAEAARRLSLTPAAVGKSVAKLEARLGVRLFQRSTRSLTLTEAGQLFLGEVSASLHTIQNAVANLASAEGRPAGTLKVSMGTVFGRLYIVPLLGEFLRRFPAINPDWHFDNRQVDLIGQGFDAAIGGGFELPQGVVARKLTPAHRVLVASAEYLAGHETIVEPDDLKHHDGILIRSPQTGRVRSWQLTSRARQHSPLTLKARMTMSDSEAACATAAQGLGIALVSMPFAVGYLDTGALQRVLPDWYVDDGNISIYYAEHKLLPGKTRAFVDFIIEQFAEQGLGQRFSAL, from the coding sequence ATGGAAACCTTCAGCAGTATCGAATGCTTCGTGCGCAGCGCCGAGGTCGGCAGCTTCGCGGAAGCGGCGCGGCGCTTGAGTCTGACGCCCGCAGCGGTTGGAAAAAGCGTTGCCAAGCTGGAGGCGCGACTGGGTGTGCGGCTTTTCCAGCGCAGCACGCGTAGCTTGACGCTCACCGAGGCCGGTCAGCTGTTTCTCGGCGAAGTCAGCGCCAGCCTGCACACGATCCAGAATGCCGTGGCCAACCTGGCCAGTGCCGAAGGACGTCCGGCAGGCACGCTCAAGGTCAGTATGGGGACGGTGTTCGGGCGTTTGTACATCGTGCCGTTGCTGGGAGAGTTTCTGCGGCGTTTTCCGGCGATCAACCCGGACTGGCATTTCGATAACCGCCAGGTCGACCTGATCGGCCAGGGTTTCGATGCGGCAATTGGTGGCGGATTCGAGCTGCCCCAAGGCGTGGTGGCACGCAAGTTGACGCCCGCCCATCGGGTATTGGTGGCTTCAGCCGAGTACCTCGCGGGGCACGAGACGATCGTCGAGCCCGACGACCTCAAACACCACGACGGCATCTTGATACGCTCGCCGCAGACGGGGCGCGTGCGTTCCTGGCAGTTGACCAGTCGCGCCCGGCAACACAGCCCGCTGACACTCAAGGCCCGGATGACCATGAGCGATTCGGAAGCTGCCTGCGCCACGGCGGCTCAGGGGTTGGGCATTGCGTTGGTGAGCATGCCATTTGCCGTGGGTTATCTGGATACCGGGGCGTTACAGCGGGTGTTGCCTGACTGGTACGTCGATGACGGCAACATCTCCATCTATTACGCCGAACACAAACTGCTACCGGGCAAGACCCGGGCGTTTGTCGATTTCATTATCGAGCAGTTTGCGGAGCAGGGGTTGGGGCAGCGGTTCAGTGCGCTTTGA
- a CDS encoding 3-oxoacyl-ACP reductase family protein: MTTQHLSGKVALIQGGSRGIGAAIVKRLAAEGATVAFTYVSSTAKAEELQNSITGAGGKALAIKADSADAVAIRNAVNATVEAFGRLDILVNNAGVLAVAPLEDFKLEDFDQTLAINVRSVFIATQEAARHMTEGGRIINIGSTNAERMPFAGGGPYAMSKSALVGLTKGLARDLGPRGITINNVQPGPVDTDMNPASGDFAESLIPLMAVGRYGKVEEIASFVAYLVGPEAGYITGASLTIDGGFGA; this comes from the coding sequence ATGACCACTCAACACCTCAGCGGTAAAGTAGCTCTGATTCAAGGCGGTTCACGCGGCATCGGTGCTGCCATCGTCAAACGCCTGGCTGCCGAAGGCGCTACCGTCGCCTTCACTTACGTCAGCTCCACCGCCAAAGCAGAAGAGTTGCAAAACAGCATCACCGGCGCTGGCGGCAAAGCCCTGGCCATCAAGGCCGACAGCGCCGATGCCGTCGCGATTCGCAATGCCGTTAATGCCACCGTCGAAGCCTTCGGTCGCCTGGACATCCTGGTCAACAACGCAGGCGTTCTGGCCGTCGCTCCGCTGGAAGACTTCAAACTCGAAGACTTCGACCAGACCTTGGCCATCAACGTACGCAGTGTGTTCATCGCCACTCAGGAAGCGGCCAGACATATGACCGAAGGCGGTCGCATCATCAACATCGGCAGCACCAATGCCGAGCGCATGCCCTTCGCCGGTGGTGGCCCGTACGCCATGAGCAAATCGGCGCTGGTCGGCCTGACCAAAGGCCTGGCCCGCGACCTCGGCCCACGGGGTATCACCATAAACAACGTGCAACCGGGCCCGGTCGACACTGACATGAACCCCGCCAGCGGCGACTTCGCTGAAAGCCTGATCCCGCTGATGGCCGTGGGTCGTTACGGCAAAGTGGAAGAAATCGCCAGCTTCGTCGCCTATCTTGTCGGCCCTGAAGCCGGCTATATCACGGGTGCCAGCCTGACCATCGACGGTGGTTTCGGCGCCTGA
- a CDS encoding HAD-IA family hydrolase, translating to MNAPLDEFGPIKAVIFDMDGLLLDTEGIYTEVTSIIAERYGRTFDWSVKQNIIGRGAGDLARYVVEALDLPITAEEFLVIREPLMRERFPTALAMPGAEELVRHLKANNIPIAVGTSSSRQSFGQKTTLHRDWFALFDFIVTADDPEVGAAKPAPDIFLTAARRLGVAPEDCLVFEDSPFGVTAAKAAGMTAIAIPDAAMADEKYAHADGILRTLKAFKPGACGLPALEWA from the coding sequence ATGAATGCACCCTTGGATGAGTTCGGCCCGATCAAGGCCGTGATTTTCGACATGGACGGCTTGTTGCTGGACACCGAGGGCATTTACACCGAGGTCACGTCCATCATAGCCGAGCGTTATGGCCGGACCTTCGACTGGAGCGTCAAACAGAACATCATCGGTCGTGGCGCGGGTGATCTGGCACGCTATGTGGTCGAGGCGCTGGACCTGCCAATCACCGCCGAAGAATTCCTGGTGATCCGCGAACCCTTGATGCGCGAGCGTTTTCCGACGGCGCTGGCGATGCCTGGCGCAGAGGAGCTGGTTCGGCACTTGAAGGCCAACAACATTCCTATTGCGGTGGGCACCAGTTCTTCACGTCAGTCGTTCGGCCAGAAAACCACCTTGCACCGCGACTGGTTCGCGCTGTTCGACTTCATCGTCACCGCTGATGACCCGGAAGTGGGCGCGGCCAAACCAGCGCCGGATATCTTCCTGACGGCAGCACGGCGCCTGGGTGTCGCGCCTGAGGATTGTCTGGTGTTCGAGGATTCACCGTTCGGCGTCACCGCGGCGAAAGCAGCGGGGATGACGGCGATTGCGATCCCGGATGCGGCGATGGCCGATGAAAAGTACGCACATGCCGATGGCATTCTTCGTACGTTGAAGGCGTTCAAGCCCGGTGCCTGTGGCCTGCCGGCACTCGAGTGGGCTTAA